The Sporichthyaceae bacterium region CGATCTGCTCGTCCGGCTCCTGCTGGCCGTGCCGTTGAGCATCGCGGTGGTCGTTCTCGGCATGCGCGACGGGTTCTCCGTACAACACCTGGGCCATGGCATGCACGACACGCACGGCACCGCTGGGACCTTGCGCTGGGTGTCCCTGTGGCTGACCACGCCCGTGGTGGCGTTCTGCGGCTTCCCGTTCCACCGCGCCGCGTTGCGGAATCTTCGGCACCGCGCCGCGACCATGGACACGTTGGTCTCCATGGGCACGGTGGCCGCATACCTGTGGTCGGTGTGGGCGGTGATCAGCGGCCGCAGCGAGGTGTACTTCGAGGCGGCGGCCGCGGTCACCACGTTTTTGCTGTTCGGCCGGTGGGCCGAGGCGCGCTCGCGGCGACGGGCCGGTGCCGCCATGCGCGAGTTGTTCGCGCTGGGCGCCAAGGAAGTCACCCTGCTCAACGAGAACGGCACCGAATGTCAGGTGGACGTCAGCCGGCTACGCGAGGGCGACCTGTTCGTGGTGCGGCCGGGCGAGAAGGTCGCGACCGACGGAGTCATCGAGCGTGGTGTGTCCGCGCTGGACCTGTCGATGATCACCGGTGAGAGCGTGCCGGTGGAACGCGGGCCGGGCGAGGAGGTGATCGGTGCCTCGATCAACGCCAACGGCCGGCTGGTGGTGCGGGCAACCCGGATCGGCTCGGCCACCGCGCTGGCCCAGATCGCCCGTCTGGTCGCCGAAGCACAGTCCGGCAAGGCCGACGTGCAACGGCTGGCGGACCGGGTGGCGGGCATCTTCGTGCCGGTCGTGCTCGGCCTGGCGCTGATCACCCTGACCGCGTGGCTGGCCATCACCGGCAACGTCGATGACGCATTCACCGCCACCGTTGCGGTGCTGATCATCGCCTGCCCGTGCGCGCTCGGCCTGGCCACGCCGACCGCGTTGATGGTGGGCACCGGGCGCGGCGCCCAACTGGGTCTGTTGATCCGCGGCCCCGAGGTGCTGGAGCGCACCCAGCGGCTGGACGTCATCGTGCTGGACAAGACCGGCACGGTGACCACCGGGAAAATGAGCGTGCATCAGGTGACCGTGCCGCCCGGCGCCGACCTCGACGAGGCGCTGCGCCTGGTCGGCGCCGCCGAGCACGCCTCCGAGCATCCCATCGCGCAGGCAATCGCCGGCTACGCGGCGGCCCGCGCGGAGTTGCCGGACGCCGGCAAGTTCCGCGCGGTGTCCGGACTGGGCGTGATCGCCGAGGTCGAGGGACGCACCGTGGTGGTGGGCCGGCCGGGACTGCTCACCGAGCAGGGCCTGCACATCGACGCCGACCTACAGCGCGCGCTCGACGAGGCGGCGGCCGTCGGGCACACCGCGGTACTGGGCGGCTGGGACGGTGCGGCCCGCGTCGCGGTGGCGGTCGGCGACACCGTCAAGGAAAACGCGGCCGAGGCGATCGCAAGCATGCGCTCGCTCGGGCTCACCCCGTGGCTGGTCACCGGGGACAGCCGGGCGGCGGCACTGGCCACCGCGCGCATCGTCGGCATCGACGCCGAACACGTGGTCGCCGAGGTGCTGCCGCAGGACAAGGTCGACGTGGTGCGTCGGTTGCGTGCGGAGGGCCGGGCGGCCCGGCTGCGCGGGCGCAAGCACACCGTGGCCATGGTGGGCGACGGGGTCAACGACGCGGCAGCGCTGGCCGAGGCCGACCTCGGGTTGGCCATGGGCACCGGCACCGACGTGGCCATCCAGGCCGGTGACCTGACCTTGGTGCGCGGCGATCTGTCCGCGGCGCCGGACGCTATCCGGCTGGCCCGGCGCACGTTGGGCACCATCAAGATGAACCTGTTCTGGGCCTTCGCCTACAACGTCGCGGCGATCCCGTTGGCCGCGAGCGGCCGGCTGAATCCGATGGTCGCGGGCGCCGCGATGGCCATGTCCAGCTTCTTCGTGGTGAGCAACAGCCTGCGGCTGCGCCGCTTCACCCCGTCCTGAACGTCAGTCGACGCCGGGCCCGGGCGCGGGCACCGCGTACACCACCAGGTTGTACAGGTAGCGGTGCGTAGCGCGGTCGAACACACCGCCGCAGGTGATGAGGGCCAACCTGGGCGTGGCCTGTTGGGCGAACACACCGGTGTCGGCGAGATTGGCCGAGGGGTACTCCCCCACCTCGGTCACCGCCCATTCGGTGTGGGTGCCGGCCGCGTCGGTGAGCGCGACGGTGTCTCCCGGTTGCAGCCGGCGCAGGTTCACGAAGAAGCCCTCGCCGTAGCGCTCGGAGTCGACGTGGCCGTCGATAACCACCGTGCCGGTCCCGGCCGCGGGCGCGGCACTGCCGGCCCACCAGCCCAACCGGTTCGGGTCGTCCGGAATGGCCAGGTCACCCTCTGGCCAGACGCCGACCGGATCGATCGATGCGGTGATGCCGTCGCCGAACGGCAGCGCAAGTGCGGTCGGTGCGGGACCGGCCAGATTCACCGGTGCGAGCACCGGCGCCGCGGAGCCGCTGGACGAGGCGATGTCGCGCATAGCCACCAGCCGCGGCTGGGGGAAGGCCAGCGGCAGGGACAGCACGCCGGCCGTGCCGACGCTGAGCAGCCCGGCCGTCAGCAACCCGTGTACCCACCCGGGCCGGCGTCGG contains the following coding sequences:
- a CDS encoding heavy metal translocating P-type ATPase, yielding MFQRASAPPESGRTAPGSGTQVELAVGGMTCAACAARIEKKLNRLDGVTAAVNYANRTASVDYDPALVSPDELIFTVARIGYSAALPAEDTTKALDAEEARTQRDLLVRLLLAVPLSIAVVVLGMRDGFSVQHLGHGMHDTHGTAGTLRWVSLWLTTPVVAFCGFPFHRAALRNLRHRAATMDTLVSMGTVAAYLWSVWAVISGRSEVYFEAAAAVTTFLLFGRWAEARSRRRAGAAMRELFALGAKEVTLLNENGTECQVDVSRLREGDLFVVRPGEKVATDGVIERGVSALDLSMITGESVPVERGPGEEVIGASINANGRLVVRATRIGSATALAQIARLVAEAQSGKADVQRLADRVAGIFVPVVLGLALITLTAWLAITGNVDDAFTATVAVLIIACPCALGLATPTALMVGTGRGAQLGLLIRGPEVLERTQRLDVIVLDKTGTVTTGKMSVHQVTVPPGADLDEALRLVGAAEHASEHPIAQAIAGYAAARAELPDAGKFRAVSGLGVIAEVEGRTVVVGRPGLLTEQGLHIDADLQRALDEAAAVGHTAVLGGWDGAARVAVAVGDTVKENAAEAIASMRSLGLTPWLVTGDSRAAALATARIVGIDAEHVVAEVLPQDKVDVVRRLRAEGRAARLRGRKHTVAMVGDGVNDAAALAEADLGLAMGTGTDVAIQAGDLTLVRGDLSAAPDAIRLARRTLGTIKMNLFWAFAYNVAAIPLAASGRLNPMVAGAAMAMSSFFVVSNSLRLRRFTPS
- a CDS encoding class F sortase, producing MTPETHPAGRRRPGWVHGLLTAGLLSVGTAGVLSLPLAFPQPRLVAMRDIASSSGSAAPVLAPVNLAGPAPTALALPFGDGITASIDPVGVWPEGDLAIPDDPNRLGWWAGSAAPAAGTGTVVIDGHVDSERYGEGFFVNLRRLQPGDTVALTDAAGTHTEWAVTEVGEYPSANLADTGVFAQQATPRLALITCGGVFDRATHRYLYNLVVYAVPAPGPGVD